A single genomic interval of Sinorhizobium meliloti harbors:
- a CDS encoding zinc-dependent alcohol dehydrogenase family protein, whose translation MARVVRFHELGGPEVLRIEEVHVPEPGPHEVRIRVKALGLNRAEALLRSGAYIETAVFPSGLGLEAAGFVETVGPGVQGFAPGDPVSLLPPKSMTRWPAYGELAVFPAALLVRHPPSLSFEEAAAVWMQYLTAYGGLVDIGGLRRGDFVAITAASSSVGLAAIQIANMVGAIPVAVTRTSAKRQRLLEAGAAHVVASLEEDLQAQLKSVSGQRGIRVVFDSVGGPIFEPLTAAMAPGGILVEYGGLSPEKTPFPLFDVLSKSLTLRGYLVHELLADPERLEFAKEFVLEGLEAGALRPVIARTFPFDQIVEAHRFLESNEQFGKIVVTV comes from the coding sequence ATGGCGCGCGTCGTTCGCTTTCACGAGTTGGGTGGTCCGGAGGTGCTGAGGATCGAAGAGGTGCATGTGCCGGAGCCCGGGCCCCATGAGGTTCGCATTCGCGTCAAGGCGTTGGGCCTCAACCGGGCCGAGGCCTTGCTCCGCTCGGGCGCCTATATCGAAACGGCAGTATTTCCGTCCGGCCTCGGCCTTGAGGCAGCAGGCTTTGTGGAAACGGTCGGCCCGGGCGTTCAAGGGTTCGCTCCCGGCGATCCGGTCAGCCTGTTGCCGCCGAAATCGATGACCCGGTGGCCCGCCTATGGGGAACTTGCGGTATTTCCTGCGGCACTCCTCGTCAGGCATCCGCCGTCGCTGAGCTTTGAAGAGGCGGCCGCTGTGTGGATGCAGTATCTCACCGCTTACGGCGGCCTGGTCGATATCGGAGGGCTTCGCAGGGGAGATTTCGTCGCCATTACCGCGGCATCGAGCAGTGTCGGGCTTGCCGCAATCCAGATCGCCAACATGGTCGGCGCCATACCGGTAGCCGTCACCCGGACCTCCGCGAAGCGGCAACGCCTGTTGGAGGCCGGCGCGGCGCATGTCGTCGCCTCCCTGGAGGAGGACTTGCAAGCGCAGCTGAAAAGCGTTTCCGGACAGCGGGGAATACGTGTCGTGTTCGATTCCGTCGGCGGCCCGATCTTCGAACCGTTGACGGCCGCGATGGCACCGGGCGGCATACTTGTCGAGTATGGCGGGCTAAGCCCGGAGAAGACCCCGTTCCCGCTGTTTGACGTGCTGAGCAAATCACTGACGCTGCGTGGTTACCTGGTCCACGAGCTGCTCGCCGATCCGGAACGCCTGGAGTTCGCCAAGGAATTCGTCCTGGAAGGTCTGGAGGCGGGTGCCCTGAGACCCGTCATTGCTAGGACGTTCCCGTTCGATCAGATCGTCGAGGCACATCGTTTTCTGGAGTCCAACGAACAGTTCGGCAAAATCGTCGTGACCGTCTGA
- the abc-f gene encoding ribosomal protection-like ABC-F family protein, translating into MIRIENISKSNSHRILYIEASAALNRGEKIGLVGPNGAGKTTLFRMITGQELPDEGQVSVEKGMTIGYFDQDVGEMAGRSAVAEVMEGAGPVSAVAAELRELETAMSDPDRMDEMDAIVERYGEVQARYEELDGYALEGRAREVLAGLSFSQEMMDGDVAKLSGGWKMRVALARILLMRPDVMLLDEPSNHLDLESLIWLEDFLKGYDGALLMTSHDREFMNRIVTKIIEIDGGALTTYSGDYGFYEEQRALNAKQQQAQFERQQAMLAKEIKFIERFKARASHASQVQSRVKKLEKIDRVEPPRRRQTVAFEFLPAPRSGEDVVNLKSIHKTYGSRTIYDGLDFMVRRRERWCIMGINGAGKSTLLKLVTGTTNPDKGSVSLGASVKVGYFAQHSMDLLDGESTILQWLEDRFPKAGQAPLRALAGCFGFSGDDVEKRCRVLSGGEKARLIMAAMLFDPPNFLVLDEPTNHLDLDTKEMLIKALSAYQGTMLFVSHDRRFLSALSNRVLELTPDGINQYGGGYSEYVERTGQEAPGLRG; encoded by the coding sequence ATGATCCGCATCGAAAATATCAGCAAGTCCAACAGCCACCGCATACTCTACATCGAAGCTTCGGCAGCGTTGAACCGCGGCGAAAAGATCGGGCTCGTCGGGCCTAACGGAGCGGGAAAGACGACCCTTTTCCGGATGATCACCGGTCAGGAACTGCCCGACGAGGGGCAGGTCTCGGTCGAGAAGGGCATGACCATCGGCTATTTCGATCAGGATGTCGGCGAGATGGCCGGCCGGTCGGCCGTCGCCGAGGTGATGGAAGGGGCAGGCCCGGTCAGCGCCGTGGCGGCGGAACTGCGTGAGCTCGAGACGGCCATGTCTGATCCGGATCGCATGGATGAAATGGATGCGATCGTCGAGCGCTACGGCGAGGTGCAGGCGCGATACGAAGAGCTCGACGGCTATGCGCTGGAGGGACGTGCCCGCGAGGTTCTCGCCGGCCTCAGTTTCAGCCAGGAGATGATGGACGGCGACGTCGCCAAACTGTCGGGCGGCTGGAAGATGCGCGTGGCGCTCGCCCGCATCCTTCTGATGCGGCCGGACGTCATGCTGCTCGACGAGCCGAGCAACCATCTCGATCTCGAAAGTCTGATCTGGCTGGAGGACTTCCTGAAAGGCTATGACGGCGCTCTCTTGATGACGTCGCACGACCGTGAGTTCATGAACCGGATCGTCACCAAGATCATCGAGATCGACGGCGGCGCGCTGACGACCTATTCCGGCGACTATGGCTTCTATGAAGAGCAGCGTGCGTTGAACGCGAAACAGCAGCAAGCTCAGTTCGAGCGCCAGCAGGCGATGCTCGCCAAGGAGATCAAGTTCATCGAACGTTTCAAGGCACGCGCCTCGCACGCCTCGCAGGTTCAGAGCCGGGTGAAGAAGCTTGAAAAAATCGACCGCGTCGAGCCGCCGCGTCGTCGCCAGACCGTCGCCTTCGAGTTCTTGCCGGCTCCGCGCTCCGGCGAAGACGTCGTCAACCTCAAGAGCATCCACAAGACCTATGGCAGCCGGACGATATATGACGGCCTTGATTTCATGGTCCGCCGGCGTGAACGCTGGTGCATCATGGGCATCAACGGCGCCGGCAAATCGACATTGCTCAAGCTGGTCACCGGCACAACCAACCCGGACAAGGGCAGCGTCTCACTCGGCGCCAGCGTGAAGGTCGGCTATTTCGCCCAGCATTCCATGGATCTGCTCGACGGCGAGAGCACCATTCTGCAATGGCTGGAAGACCGCTTCCCCAAGGCCGGACAGGCGCCGCTCAGAGCGCTGGCCGGCTGTTTCGGCTTTTCCGGCGATGACGTCGAGAAGCGATGCCGGGTGCTCTCCGGCGGTGAGAAGGCGCGGCTTATAATGGCCGCAATGCTGTTCGATCCGCCGAACTTCCTCGTCCTCGACGAGCCGACCAACCATCTCGACCTCGATACGAAGGAAATGCTGATCAAGGCGCTCTCGGCCTATCAGGGCACGATGCTGTTCGTTTCGCACGATCGCCGTTTCCTGTCGGCACTTTCCAATCGAGTGTTGGAACTCACGCCGGACGGGATCAATCAATACGGCGGTGGTTACAGCGAATATGTGGAGCGCACCGGACAAGAGGCGCCGGGCCTGCGCGGGTGA
- a CDS encoding prepilin peptidase yields MISTFAASLAFFFFAGLMTYAGIKDVATMTISNRLVLALAVSFMVLAPAAGLGVATISSSILIASGVLVSTFMLFSFGWIGGGDAKLLPVAVLWLGPDLALDFLLYTALIGAALTLGLLQFRRMPLPVVLKKSAWSARLHSPETGVPYGAAMAPAALLLLPQSHWFSALL; encoded by the coding sequence ATGATTTCGACATTCGCAGCTTCGCTCGCATTCTTTTTCTTTGCCGGACTGATGACCTATGCCGGCATCAAGGATGTCGCGACCATGACCATATCGAACCGTCTCGTGCTTGCATTGGCGGTTTCCTTCATGGTTCTTGCGCCCGCCGCCGGATTGGGCGTGGCGACGATCTCGTCCAGCATCCTCATCGCCTCCGGCGTACTGGTCTCGACCTTCATGCTCTTCTCCTTCGGCTGGATCGGCGGCGGCGACGCGAAGCTCTTGCCCGTGGCCGTACTCTGGCTCGGGCCGGACCTCGCGCTCGACTTTCTCCTTTACACGGCCCTGATTGGTGCGGCGTTGACGCTTGGCCTTCTGCAATTCCGGCGCATGCCCCTGCCGGTGGTCCTGAAGAAGAGCGCCTGGTCCGCGCGCCTGCACTCCCCCGAGACGGGCGTTCCCTACGGGGCGGCGATGGCGCCCGCTGCCCTTCTGCTGCTCCCCCAAAGCCACTGGTTCTCCGCCCTTCTCTGA
- a CDS encoding AAA family ATPase — protein MKQLGNEIHGTFPAASALPPIPKIDIAAFCRSEEVTQAIRTAAFDRRMARATVAIKTGGIDEAAALYSGFTSPNLVVVENDEDDVPLMAALEGLAMECVTGTKVIVIGRSNDVARYKKLLDAGVSDYLVAPFDLMDFVAAVHRCFRAPVEEKLGRIVAFVGAKGGTGSSTLAHNVAYAMSKRVDADVLLADLDLQSGTLDLNFDIEATQGMVDVLESPDRLDEVLLRRLAVPHTDRLHLLPATADLNKVFSLREDDVDHLLDVARSSSWHLVVDLPHIWTGWTRKILLEADDIVITATPDLASMRNAKNLVDFLKRARPNDPPPRIVLNKTETPKLAEIKPKDFVAAVGLQESISVPFDPKLFGAAANNGRLVIDQAPQSAAGRAMVALAWRVSGTRERRADRRGLKALLQTVLSRGRSKGSSAVRKKAGELKASEAGASAAEFALIAPVLALALVAMADVGLALYERMTIDHALRAGAQAAMADPGPTQVQKVMQSTLAKSALLANATVSAVKRYCACPENPDIDPDAAAQCGTSLCANAAAPFIYYRLAATKNYQPMSLRQVLPAFQLNSSMQVQIR, from the coding sequence ATGAAACAGCTCGGAAACGAAATCCACGGAACCTTTCCTGCGGCGTCTGCGCTGCCGCCCATACCAAAGATTGACATCGCCGCCTTCTGCCGTTCGGAAGAGGTAACCCAGGCGATCCGTACGGCGGCGTTCGACCGTCGCATGGCGCGAGCCACGGTGGCGATAAAGACCGGGGGGATCGACGAAGCCGCAGCGCTTTACAGCGGTTTCACCTCGCCGAATCTGGTGGTTGTGGAAAACGATGAGGATGACGTTCCGCTGATGGCAGCGCTGGAAGGCCTTGCCATGGAATGCGTCACGGGTACCAAGGTTATCGTCATAGGGCGTTCCAACGACGTCGCGCGATACAAGAAGCTCTTGGACGCCGGCGTGAGCGATTACCTCGTAGCGCCCTTCGATCTGATGGATTTCGTCGCTGCGGTGCACCGCTGCTTTCGCGCTCCGGTCGAGGAGAAGCTTGGGCGTATCGTCGCATTCGTCGGCGCCAAGGGCGGGACCGGATCCTCGACACTTGCGCATAACGTTGCCTATGCCATGTCAAAGCGCGTCGATGCGGATGTGCTTCTGGCCGATCTCGACCTACAGTCCGGTACGCTCGACCTGAACTTCGACATCGAGGCGACCCAGGGCATGGTCGACGTGCTGGAGAGTCCCGATCGGCTGGACGAGGTGCTTCTGCGCCGTCTGGCCGTGCCCCATACGGATCGCCTGCACCTTCTGCCGGCGACCGCGGATCTCAATAAGGTCTTCAGTCTCCGGGAAGATGACGTGGATCACCTCCTCGATGTCGCTCGTTCGAGCTCCTGGCATCTGGTGGTGGACCTGCCTCATATCTGGACAGGATGGACGCGCAAGATCCTCCTCGAAGCGGACGATATCGTCATCACGGCGACGCCCGATCTCGCCAGCATGCGCAATGCGAAGAACCTGGTCGACTTCTTGAAGAGGGCGCGCCCGAACGACCCGCCGCCGAGGATCGTTCTCAACAAGACCGAAACGCCCAAGCTCGCAGAAATCAAACCGAAGGACTTCGTTGCAGCCGTCGGGTTGCAGGAGAGCATTTCCGTACCCTTCGACCCGAAGCTGTTCGGTGCCGCGGCGAACAATGGCCGGCTGGTGATCGATCAGGCGCCTCAGTCTGCAGCGGGCCGGGCGATGGTCGCGCTTGCCTGGCGCGTTAGCGGCACGAGGGAGAGACGAGCCGATCGACGCGGCCTCAAGGCCCTGCTGCAAACAGTGCTGAGCCGCGGCAGATCGAAGGGCTCATCGGCAGTGCGCAAGAAAGCGGGCGAACTGAAAGCTTCCGAGGCGGGGGCCTCGGCAGCCGAATTCGCGCTGATCGCGCCGGTGCTCGCTCTGGCTCTCGTCGCCATGGCGGATGTCGGGCTTGCGCTTTACGAGCGAATGACGATCGACCATGCGCTGCGCGCCGGCGCGCAAGCTGCCATGGCCGATCCAGGGCCGACGCAAGTCCAAAAGGTTATGCAGTCCACGCTGGCGAAAAGCGCGCTGCTGGCCAATGCCACCGTGTCAGCGGTGAAGCGCTACTGCGCCTGCCCGGAAAATCCCGACATCGACCCGGATGCGGCGGCGCAATGCGGAACGAGCCTTTGCGCCAATGCGGCGGCGCCGTTCATTTACTACCGCTTGGCGGCGACGAAGAATTATCAGCCGATGTCGCTGCGGCAGGTGCTTCCAGCCTTTCAGCTCAACTCATCCATGCAGGTGCAGATCCGATGA
- the cpaB gene encoding Flp pilus assembly protein CpaB — protein sequence MIRLAILLLALAAGGAASWLALGAADQPTTATAQVQEAPSQEVLVASAEFKRGTTLEETHVRWQPWEGEIPPVFISRSSRPDAIASLKGSLALSDFVAREPIRQDKVAQPGAGFLSSMLPSGKRAIAVRVTAESTAGGFILPNDHVDVIHTVARSGSGKDSDVLSRAILSNIRVLAVDQTVSEGADGTSVIGKTATLEGDPRQIATIAAAEASGTVSLALRPLVDNHEPPIVESEGPRRGVVRVISGGRMSMTEVPSRSGGS from the coding sequence ATGATCCGCCTTGCCATTCTCCTGCTCGCGCTGGCAGCCGGCGGCGCTGCCTCCTGGTTGGCGCTGGGCGCCGCAGACCAGCCGACAACCGCGACAGCGCAAGTTCAAGAGGCGCCTTCGCAGGAGGTGCTAGTCGCCTCCGCGGAGTTCAAACGCGGAACGACGCTCGAGGAGACCCACGTGCGGTGGCAGCCCTGGGAGGGCGAGATCCCTCCCGTGTTCATCAGCCGCAGCTCACGCCCGGACGCGATCGCATCCCTGAAGGGGTCACTCGCCTTGAGCGACTTCGTTGCGAGGGAACCTATCCGGCAGGACAAGGTCGCCCAGCCTGGCGCCGGCTTCCTGTCCAGCATGCTGCCCTCGGGGAAGCGGGCAATAGCGGTCCGCGTGACTGCGGAGAGCACGGCCGGTGGATTCATTTTGCCCAACGACCATGTTGACGTCATCCATACCGTCGCCCGTTCCGGCTCGGGAAAGGATAGTGACGTCCTCAGCCGCGCCATCCTCTCCAATATTCGGGTGCTGGCGGTTGATCAGACCGTTTCGGAGGGGGCGGATGGGACCTCGGTCATCGGCAAGACCGCGACGCTCGAAGGGGATCCCCGACAAATCGCAACGATCGCCGCGGCGGAAGCCTCAGGTACGGTTTCGCTCGCGCTCCGCCCCTTGGTCGACAACCACGAACCACCAATTGTCGAAAGCGAGGGTCCTCGTCGCGGAGTGGTGCGCGTCATCAGTGGCGGGCGCATGTCGATGACTGAAGTTCCCTCCCGCTCCGGCGGAAGCTGA
- a CDS encoding pilus assembly protein TadG-related protein has translation MSERNDVIHARRPAPRKRTGALKFLADEHGTVAVIAAVAFPVLVGAMGLGAETGFWYLKQRKLQHAADVAAHAAAGRLRAGDQRSALEATATQIASKSGYSPSAGTLAISPSSSPTASAGTLDRLEVVMTETRSRLLSSIFSDQPVTMRARAVAQVEGGSTACVLALSKTKSGAVTVSGSASVDLSGCDVASNSSASDSFLMSGSASMNADCVHAVGGAVATLGLRLKQCDTVHENAPASIDPYASVVEPYPWPGFACDSGSRNIGNPGQLTLVKTTQMHPNGVRVRCFPNGLDVKGTVEFEPGLYIIAGGTFTANGGNPTATSAARLQVGMPVNGYSGVTFFLANDARLDLKGNVSIDLKAPTSGPYSGILFFGSRNQTAVSHSINGTSNSILTGAVYTPASSLDYKGNSATANGCTQVIADKITFSGNSTMQSACDSAGTKKLLANQKIALIE, from the coding sequence ATGAGCGAAAGAAATGACGTGATCCATGCGAGACGACCGGCGCCGCGGAAGCGGACCGGTGCGCTAAAATTCCTGGCGGACGAACACGGTACGGTCGCTGTTATCGCGGCGGTCGCGTTTCCCGTTCTCGTCGGAGCCATGGGCCTCGGCGCCGAGACGGGCTTCTGGTATCTGAAGCAGCGCAAGCTTCAGCACGCCGCGGACGTCGCAGCGCATGCAGCCGCAGGGCGCCTGCGCGCGGGTGATCAGAGATCTGCGCTCGAGGCCACGGCCACACAGATCGCCTCCAAGAGCGGCTACTCGCCGTCGGCCGGCACGCTGGCGATCAGTCCGTCGTCGTCACCGACGGCAAGTGCGGGGACTCTGGATCGGCTTGAAGTCGTTATGACGGAAACGCGTTCGCGGCTGCTTTCCTCGATTTTTTCTGATCAACCGGTCACGATGAGGGCGCGTGCTGTTGCACAGGTGGAGGGTGGATCTACCGCCTGTGTGCTCGCGCTCTCGAAAACAAAATCGGGTGCTGTAACTGTCTCCGGCTCGGCTTCGGTCGACCTGAGTGGTTGTGATGTAGCATCGAATTCAAGCGCTTCGGACTCGTTTCTCATGTCCGGGTCCGCGTCGATGAACGCCGACTGCGTGCATGCAGTCGGCGGAGCCGTGGCGACGCTAGGCTTAAGGTTGAAACAGTGCGATACCGTCCACGAGAACGCACCGGCAAGCATCGACCCCTACGCAAGTGTAGTCGAACCGTACCCGTGGCCCGGCTTCGCCTGCGACTCCGGCAGCAGGAACATTGGCAACCCAGGCCAACTGACCCTCGTGAAAACGACACAGATGCATCCTAACGGGGTTAGGGTCAGGTGCTTTCCCAATGGGCTGGACGTGAAGGGAACAGTCGAGTTCGAACCAGGCCTGTATATTATAGCCGGCGGCACGTTTACCGCGAACGGTGGTAATCCGACGGCGACCTCGGCAGCGCGATTGCAAGTAGGCATGCCGGTGAATGGCTACAGCGGAGTGACCTTCTTTCTCGCGAATGATGCTCGATTGGATCTTAAGGGAAACGTCTCCATCGATCTAAAGGCACCGACATCGGGACCTTATTCCGGAATTCTTTTTTTCGGCAGCCGCAACCAGACTGCTGTGAGCCATTCCATCAACGGGACGTCCAACTCGATCTTGACCGGGGCGGTCTACACGCCAGCGTCGTCGCTCGACTACAAGGGAAATTCCGCAACAGCAAACGGTTGTACGCAGGTAATCGCCGATAAGATCACGTTCAGCGGGAATTCAACGATGCAGTCGGCATGTGATAGCGCGGGGACCAAGAAGCTCTTGGCGAACCAGAAGATAGCACTGATCGAGTAA
- a CDS encoding LysR family transcriptional regulator encodes MDRLTSMAVFVKAVDLGSFAAAADALGLSGPMVGKHVRSLEDRLGVQLISRTTRRQSLTEFGHVYYERCRVVLAEAQAADALAADQLSEPRGKLRVTMPVHFGRHCVTPVLLELARKFPALELDLSFNDRIIDLAEDGYDLSIRTGVLQDRAGLIARRVARQPMIVCASPSYLELHGYPETREDLAQHSAVVYRRSGPVPPWLFPGQGQSSSEVTPLHRFRLDDLDAIADAAARGLGLAWLPFWLVRRRIESGTLVQLLPGQPPFQYDCHAVWLQTPHLPLKVRVAVDALAAQLPSFMNLK; translated from the coding sequence ATGGATCGCCTGACCAGCATGGCAGTATTCGTCAAAGCGGTCGATCTCGGCTCGTTCGCCGCCGCAGCGGATGCTCTTGGACTATCCGGGCCGATGGTCGGCAAGCATGTTCGTTCGTTGGAGGATCGGCTTGGCGTGCAGCTTATCAGCCGCACCACGCGGCGACAGAGCCTGACGGAGTTCGGTCATGTCTATTACGAACGCTGCCGGGTGGTGCTCGCCGAAGCGCAAGCAGCGGATGCGCTTGCGGCCGATCAGCTTTCCGAACCCCGCGGCAAACTGCGTGTGACGATGCCGGTCCATTTCGGCCGGCACTGCGTCACTCCCGTATTGCTGGAACTCGCCCGAAAATTTCCGGCGCTGGAACTTGACCTCTCGTTCAACGACCGCATCATCGACCTTGCCGAAGACGGCTATGATCTCTCTATCCGCACGGGCGTCTTGCAGGACAGGGCGGGATTGATTGCCCGTCGCGTGGCACGCCAGCCGATGATCGTGTGCGCCTCGCCTTCTTATCTGGAGTTGCATGGCTATCCGGAGACGCGGGAAGATCTGGCGCAGCACTCGGCAGTCGTATATCGCCGGTCCGGGCCGGTCCCGCCCTGGCTTTTCCCGGGGCAGGGGCAATCTTCATCGGAGGTGACCCCGCTCCACCGGTTCCGTCTCGACGATCTCGATGCGATCGCTGACGCCGCCGCACGAGGGCTGGGGCTTGCATGGCTTCCCTTCTGGCTGGTGCGGAGGCGGATCGAGTCGGGCACGCTCGTCCAGCTTCTGCCGGGGCAGCCGCCGTTTCAATATGATTGCCATGCAGTATGGCTGCAGACGCCGCACCTGCCGCTCAAAGTTCGCGTTGCCGTCGATGCCTTGGCGGCGCAACTGCCGAGTTTCATGAACCTGAAATGA
- a CDS encoding Flp family type IVb pilin — translation MKKLLVRFARNESGATAIEYGLIAGLVAVVIIGAVTTVGTDVKTVFTTISEKLKPAA, via the coding sequence ATGAAAAAACTTCTTGTCCGCTTTGCCCGCAACGAGTCCGGCGCGACCGCTATCGAATACGGCCTGATCGCCGGTCTGGTCGCCGTCGTTATTATCGGCGCGGTGACCACAGTCGGCACCGATGTGAAAACGGTATTCACCACGATTTCAGAGAAGCTGAAGCCTGCTGCCTAA
- a CDS encoding CpaF family protein, producing the protein MEQPAREMDLRAPHELKKPAPAPAAAKPEKAEQYYSFKKEIFSALIATIDVAVLSTMDGEQARTEIGAIVNDIVAAKKAGISMAEQNDLLHDICNDILGYGPLEPLLARDDIADIMVNGADQVFIEVAGRVQQTGIRFRDNEQLLNICQRIVSQVGRRVDESSPICDARLADGSRVNVIAPPLAIDGPSLTIRKFKKEKLTVDQLVRFGSISPEGAEILKIIGRVRCNVLISGGTGSGKTTLLNCLTGYIDDGERIITCEDAAELQLQQPHVVRLETRPPNIEGQGEITMRALVKNCLRMRPERIIVGEVRGPEAFDLLQAMNTGHDGSMGTLHANSPREALSRIEAMITMGGHSLPGKAIREMLVSSVDVIVQAARLRDGSRRITHITEVLGMEGDVITTQDLFVYDMVGEDDKGNIIGRHRSTGIGRPAFWDRARYYGEETRLAAALDAAELKAAA; encoded by the coding sequence ATGGAGCAGCCAGCGCGCGAGATGGACCTCCGGGCTCCGCACGAGCTCAAGAAGCCTGCCCCGGCCCCGGCCGCTGCCAAACCCGAGAAGGCCGAACAGTACTACAGCTTCAAAAAGGAAATTTTCAGCGCGCTCATCGCCACGATCGACGTGGCAGTGCTGTCCACCATGGATGGCGAGCAGGCGCGTACCGAAATCGGCGCCATCGTCAACGATATCGTCGCGGCCAAAAAGGCCGGTATTTCCATGGCCGAACAGAACGACCTTCTGCACGACATCTGCAACGACATTCTGGGCTACGGACCTCTCGAGCCCCTGCTCGCCCGCGACGACATCGCCGACATCATGGTGAATGGCGCGGACCAGGTCTTCATCGAGGTGGCCGGTCGAGTGCAGCAAACGGGCATTCGCTTCCGGGACAACGAGCAGCTCCTGAACATCTGCCAACGCATCGTCAGCCAAGTCGGCCGGCGAGTCGATGAATCGAGCCCGATCTGCGACGCACGTCTGGCAGACGGTTCGCGCGTTAACGTCATCGCCCCGCCGCTCGCGATCGACGGCCCCAGCCTGACCATCCGTAAGTTTAAAAAGGAGAAGCTGACCGTCGACCAACTGGTGCGTTTCGGTTCGATCTCACCCGAAGGCGCCGAGATCCTCAAGATCATCGGTCGCGTGCGCTGCAACGTGCTCATCTCCGGCGGCACGGGCTCCGGCAAGACGACGTTGCTCAATTGCCTCACAGGCTATATCGACGACGGCGAACGCATCATCACCTGCGAAGACGCGGCAGAGCTTCAATTGCAGCAGCCGCACGTCGTGCGTCTCGAGACGCGCCCGCCCAACATCGAAGGTCAGGGTGAGATCACCATGCGCGCACTCGTCAAAAACTGCCTGCGCATGCGGCCCGAGCGGATCATCGTCGGCGAGGTGCGCGGGCCAGAGGCCTTCGATTTGCTTCAGGCGATGAATACCGGCCATGACGGCTCAATGGGAACACTTCATGCAAACTCGCCGCGCGAGGCACTCTCCCGGATCGAGGCGATGATCACCATGGGCGGGCATTCGCTGCCCGGCAAGGCAATTCGAGAAATGCTCGTCTCGTCCGTCGACGTGATCGTCCAGGCGGCACGCCTTCGCGACGGCTCCCGGCGCATCACCCACATCACCGAAGTGCTCGGTATGGAAGGTGACGTGATCACGACCCAAGATCTCTTCGTCTACGACATGGTTGGGGAGGATGATAAGGGCAACATTATCGGACGACATCGCTCGACCGGGATCGGCCGCCCGGCATTTTGGGACCGCGCGCGCTATTACGGCGAAGAAACCCGTCTAGCCGCGGCGCTCGACGCTGCGGAACTTAAGGCGGCTGCGTAA
- a CDS encoding TadE/TadG family type IV pilus assembly protein has translation MTKSRRGVQRLWRSEAGATAVEFALVCLPLLLLILGVIEFGRVFYVRNDLSHAADIAARKVLIGQVARDASDSEAQQKLERAVRESFRGGDPSLLQIVTGKETVDGIDFRILSIRYPFTFVLPGLAKGPFNLQLSRRIPIG, from the coding sequence ATGACGAAGTCGCGCCGCGGCGTCCAACGGCTGTGGCGCAGCGAAGCGGGTGCAACGGCGGTGGAATTCGCGCTGGTGTGCCTGCCGCTGCTCCTGCTGATCCTCGGCGTCATCGAATTTGGCCGTGTCTTTTATGTCCGCAACGATCTCTCGCACGCCGCCGACATTGCTGCGCGCAAGGTGCTGATCGGGCAGGTCGCCCGCGATGCGTCCGATAGCGAGGCACAGCAGAAACTCGAACGTGCGGTGCGCGAGAGCTTTCGCGGCGGCGATCCCTCGCTGCTTCAAATCGTCACCGGCAAGGAAACCGTGGACGGGATCGATTTTCGCATTCTGTCCATTCGGTATCCCTTCACCTTTGTCCTGCCGGGTCTGGCTAAGGGCCCGTTCAACCTGCAGCTTTCACGACGCATCCCGATCGGGTGA
- a CDS encoding pilus assembly protein N-terminal domain-containing protein, producing the protein MGVVPMRSVAGWLGLALTTCAMIAAPEAAKSQPATAVTLQATRQADGVVRVIVDFARMLLLAQPASTLIIGNPAIAQATLSDDKTVVLTGRTPGSTNLIVIGADGAQVANVILDVVAAGGRLVTVDGGEGKTTYSCAGRCAPIRSDGVTAPQPEITAPEPEPGD; encoded by the coding sequence ATGGGAGTGGTTCCAATGCGCAGCGTCGCCGGATGGCTTGGTTTGGCGCTTACCACATGCGCCATGATTGCGGCGCCCGAGGCGGCGAAAAGCCAGCCCGCTACAGCCGTGACGCTGCAGGCGACCCGCCAGGCCGACGGCGTCGTCAGGGTTATCGTCGATTTTGCGAGAATGCTCCTCCTGGCGCAGCCCGCAAGCACACTCATCATCGGCAATCCAGCAATCGCGCAGGCGACGCTGAGTGACGACAAGACGGTCGTTCTGACCGGCAGAACGCCAGGGTCGACAAACCTGATCGTCATCGGCGCAGACGGCGCGCAGGTGGCCAACGTCATCCTTGATGTCGTCGCGGCAGGCGGGCGTCTGGTCACCGTCGACGGGGGCGAGGGCAAGACAACCTATAGCTGCGCCGGCCGCTGCGCGCCGATCCGATCCGACGGCGTTACCGCTCCGCAACCGGAGATCACCGCGCCCGAGCCCGAGCCCGGCGATTAA